A stretch of DNA from Methanobrevibacter millerae:
GACGATGACTTTTTAGGTCTTGCAATCAACGCTCCGGAAAACGGCTTTGTAGTATTTGCAGAAACCATCCACGACTGCTGTGATGAGTAGACATGCAAGAAAAGGACTATAAATACTATAAAAAATCCGGTGAAGGCGGATGCAAAAGCCAGATGAAGGATTTCATTGACCTTTACATCAAGATATTGGATAAAGTCAAGAAGGAATCCGCAACGGAGCTTGACGGCGTAAAAATAAATATAAAAAGAGCTTACCCTCAGGAAGTCTATCTGACAATAGTTGATGAAAAGGACTTCCCGGTCAAGTTCACGCTAACCGAAAAGACCAGTGAATATATCATTCCAGT
This window harbors:
- a CDS encoding SseB family protein; translation: MQEKDYKYYKKSGEGGCKSQMKDFIDLYIKILDKVKKESATELDGVKINIKRAYPQEVYLTIVDEKDFPVKFTLTEKTSEYIIPVFTDVCEYKDGSEKISKLFLDKLTPKVLSADDIKKIAESDENLKGIVINPHSQNFRMNPEGEI